One Loxodonta africana isolate mLoxAfr1 chromosome 4, mLoxAfr1.hap2, whole genome shotgun sequence genomic region harbors:
- the KRT4 gene encoding keratin, type II cytoskeletal 4, producing the protein MVSRQQYIRSGSQGFSSGSAIVGGGRRAAFSSISVSGGAGRCSSGGFGSRSLYSLGGNKSTSISVAGGRQGAGFGGGVFGAGSFGAGFGAGSFGGGFGGSFNSRGGPGFPVCPAGGIQEVTINQSLLTPLRVEIDPEIQKIRTEEREQIKTLNNKFASFIDKVRFLEQQNKVLETKWKLLQQQTTTTSSKNLEPFFESYLSVLRKQLDGLINDKGRLQSELKAMQDSVEDFKTKYEGEINKRTTAENDFVVLKKDVDAAYMNKVELEAKVEALNDEINFLRVLYDAELSQMQTHFSDTSVVVSMDNNRSLDLDSIIAEVRAQYEEIAQKSKAEAEALYQTKVQQLQISVDQHGDSLKITKSEIAELNRMIQRLRAEIENVKKQCQTLQASVADAEQRGELALKDAYSKRTELEAALQKAKEELARMLREYQELMSVKLALDIEIATYRKLLEGEEYRMSGECQSAVSISVVGGGVSAGSIGGGLSLSGGFGSGSGSGSGFGFGGGVSGSSGSKIISTTTLTKRSHR; encoded by the exons ATGGTCTCCAGACAGCAGTACATCCGAAGCGGGTCCCAGGGCTTTAGCAGTGGCTCAGCCATTGTGGGTGGGGGCAGAAGGGCTGCCTTCAGCTCCATCTCTGTGTCTGGGGGTGCAGGCCGCTGCTCCTCTGGGGGCTTTGGCAGCAGgagcctctacagcctcggggGGAACAAGAGCACCTCCATCAGCGTGGCTGGGGGCCGGCAAGGCGCTGGCTTTGGGGGTGGAGTTTTCGGAGCTGGCAGCTTTGGTGCTGGTTTCGGTGCTGGCAGCTTTGGTGGTGGATTTGGAGGCTCCTTCAACAGTCGGGGTGGTCCTGGCTTTCCTGTCTGCCCCGCTGGGGGGATTCAAGAGGTCACCATCAACCAGAGTCTGCTGACCCCACTCCGCGTGGAGATTGATCCCGAGATTCAGAAGATTCGGACCGAGGAGCGGGAGCAGatcaagaccctcaacaacaagTTTGCCTCCTTCATTGACAAG GTGCGGTTCTTAGAGCAACAGAACAAGGTCCTGGAGACCAAATGGAAACTCCTTCAGCAGCAGACGACCACCACATCCAGCAAAAACCTTGAGCCCTTCTTTGAGAGCTATCTTAGTGTCCTGAGGAAGCAGCTGGATGGCTTGATCAACGACAAAGGACGACTTCAGTCTGAACTGAAGGCTATGCAGGACAGTGTGGAGGACTTTAAGACCAA GTATGAAGGTGAGATCAACAAACGCACAACTGCTGAGAATGACTTTGTTGTCCTTAAGAAG GATGTGGATGCTGCCTACATGAACAAGGTGGAACTGGAAGCCAAGGTGGAGGCCCTTAACGATGAGATCAATTTCCTGAGGGTCTTGTATGATGCG GAGCTGTCCCAGATGCAGACCCACTTCAGCGACACGTCTGTGGTGGTGTCCATGGACAACAACCGCTCTCTGGACCTGGACAGCATCATTGCTGAGGTCCGTGCTCAATATGAGGAGATCGCCCAGAAGAGCAAGGCTGAGGCCGAGGCCTTGTACCAGACCAAG GTACAGCAGCTCCAGATTTCGGTTGACCAACATGGTGACAGCCTGAAAATCACAAAGAGTGAGATAGCAGAGCTCAACCGAATGATCCAGAGGCTGCGGGCAGAGATTGAGAACGTCAAGAAGCAG TGCCAGACTCTGCAGGCATCTGTGGCTGATGCAGAGCAGCGTGGGGAATTGGCCCTCAAAGACGCCTATAGCAAGCGGACAGAACTGGAGGCTGCTCTGCAGAAGGCCAAGGAGGAGCTGGCCCGGATGCTGCGAGAGTACCAGGAGCTCATGAGCGTGAAGCTGGCCCTGGACATTGAGATCGCCACCTACCGCAAACTGCTGGAGGGCGAGGAGTACAG AATGTCTGGAGAATGCCAGAGTGCAGTGAGCATCT CCGTGGTCGGCGGTGGTGTCAGTGCTGGCAGCATTGGTGGAGGACTTAGCCTGAGCGGTGGCTTTGGCTCTGGCTCTGGCTCTGGAAGTGGCTTTGGGTTTGGTGGCGGAGTCAGTGGCAGCTCTGGCAGCAAGATCATCTCTACTACTACCCTGACCAAGAGATCCCACCGATAG